CCCGAGCGCCTCCCAGGCGGCGGGGGCGTCGCCACCGAGGACGACGTCCACCCCGAGGCGTTCGAACCCCTCGGCGAACTCGCGGGCGAGCGCGCCGGCGGCGGGCTTGTGCACGCTGGCGTGCACCACGACGCGGCGCAGGTCCCGCGCGAGGGGGATCGGGCGGGGGGCGCTCACGGGCGCCCGACGACCTCGAGGGCGCGGGCGACGACGGCGTCGAGGTCGAGGTCGCTGGTGTCGATCGTGACGGCGTCCTCCGCCGGTCCGGTCTGCCGGACGTCGCCCGCGTCGCGCTTGCGGATCGCGTCGGCGACGGCGGCAAGGTCGGCGGCGCGCTCCCCGACGCGGCGGGCGGCGCGGACCTCGGGGCGGGCGGTCAGGAAGAGCTTCGCGCGGGCGTCGGGGAACACGTCGCGGCCCATGTCGCGACCGTCGACGACGAACGGCCCCTCGATCTCCCGGAGCCGGGCGTTCGTCCAGGCGCGCACCTCCGGGTGCGCCGCGACGGTGGACACGGCCGCATCCACGGCGTCGCTGTGCAGCGCGTCGGTGACGTCCGCGCCATCGATGATCACGCGGTTGTCGCCGGGGGCGGCGTGCAACGCCACGTCGTGCGCCGCGAGGCGCGCCAGGACCGCGTCGGCGTCGGTCGCGTCGACGCCGTCGCGCGCCAGCCAGGCGGCGGCGCGGTAGAGCAGGCCGCTGGAGACGAAGGGGACGCCGAGGTGCTCCGCGAGGCGGGTGGCGACGCTCGATTTGCCGCTCGCGGCGGGACCGTCGACGGTGACGACGCTCGACACGTCCGCCATCATAGCGCCGGGCGGTAGAGCGTCGCCCAATCCTCGAAAAAGCCGGGGTAGGTCTTGCCGACGACGCCCGGGTCGCGCAACGCGACGTCCGGGAGGCGGAGCCCGGCGACGGCGAACGCCATCGCCATGCGGTGGTCGCCGTACGTGCGGATCTCCACGGGGGCGAGCAGTTGCCCCTCCTCGAGCGGATGCACCGTCAGGGCGTCGTCCTCCTCCTGCACGCGCGCACCGAGGCGCGCGAGCTCGCGGGAGGTGGCGTCGAGGCGGTCGGTTTCCTTGATCCGGAGGTTCCAGACGTTCTCGATCCGCACCGGCCCATCGGCGAACAACCCCACGACGGCCAGCGTCTGCGCTTGGTCGGGCATGTCGCCGAGATCGAAGGTGCCGCCCTGCAGCCGCCCTGCGGGCGGCCCCTGCACGCTCACGCCGGAGGGGGCCTGCTCGACGCGGCACCCCATCGCCTCGAGCACCTCCAGGAGGCGGCGGTCGCCCTGCAGGCCCTTCGGGGCGAAGCCGGGCGTCCGCACGCGGCCGCCGGTGACGGCGGCTGCCGCCCAGAAGTAGCCGGCCGCCATGGCGTCCGGCTCGATGCGGTAGGTACGTGGCTGGTACGTCGCCGGCTCGACGGCGAAGCGGGCGTAGCCGTCGCGCTCGACGCGCACGCCGAACGCCGCCATCACGGCGAGCGTCATGTCGACGAACGGGCGGCTGGCCAGGTCGCCGTCGACCTCGATCTCGAGGGGTCCGTCGGCGGCGGGGGCGGCCATCAACAGGGCCGACAGGAACTGCGAGGAGCGCTCGCCGCGGACGCGGACCCGCCCGCCGGGGAGGCCGTCGGCGTCGATGCGGACCGGCGGACAGCCGGTCCCGCGCACGTCGCGCGCATCGACGCCGAGCTGCCGGAGGGCGTCGAGCAGGTCGCCGATCGGGCGTTCCCGCATGCGGTCGGTCCCATCGAGCGTGTAGACGCCGTGCCCGAGGGCGACGAGGGCGGCGAGGAAGCGGATGGCGGTCCCCGACAGGCGCAGGTCGAGGTCGGCGCGGTCGCTGGGCACGCGCCCCCCTTGGCCGTGCACGCGGAGCTTCGTCCCGTCCGACTCGACGTCGATGCCGAGCGTCCGCAGGGCGCGCTCCATCACGTCGCGGTCCTCGGCGACGAGGGCGCCCTCGAGGTCGCTGACGCCGTCGGCGAGGGCGGCGACGGCCAGCGCGCGGTTGGTGATGGACTTCGAGCCGGGGACCGTGACGCGGGCGTCGACCGGCCCGCTGACGCGGAGGGGGAGCGGATCGAGGAGGCCGGGCACGCCGCGGAGGATAGCACCGGCTCGCGCCCCGGCCGGGCGCAGCCCGGA
This is a stretch of genomic DNA from Trueperaceae bacterium. It encodes these proteins:
- the cmk gene encoding (d)CMP kinase, translating into MSSVVTVDGPAASGKSSVATRLAEHLGVPFVSSGLLYRAAAWLARDGVDATDADAVLARLAAHDVALHAAPGDNRVIIDGADVTDALHSDAVDAAVSTVAAHPEVRAWTNARLREIEGPFVVDGRDMGRDVFPDARAKLFLTARPEVRAARRVGERAADLAAVADAIRKRDAGDVRQTGPAEDAVTIDTSDLDLDAVVARALEVVGRP
- the aroA gene encoding 3-phosphoshikimate 1-carboxyvinyltransferase, which produces MPGLLDPLPLRVSGPVDARVTVPGSKSITNRALAVAALADGVSDLEGALVAEDRDVMERALRTLGIDVESDGTKLRVHGQGGRVPSDRADLDLRLSGTAIRFLAALVALGHGVYTLDGTDRMRERPIGDLLDALRQLGVDARDVRGTGCPPVRIDADGLPGGRVRVRGERSSQFLSALLMAAPAADGPLEIEVDGDLASRPFVDMTLAVMAAFGVRVERDGYARFAVEPATYQPRTYRIEPDAMAAGYFWAAAAVTGGRVRTPGFAPKGLQGDRRLLEVLEAMGCRVEQAPSGVSVQGPPAGRLQGGTFDLGDMPDQAQTLAVVGLFADGPVRIENVWNLRIKETDRLDATSRELARLGARVQEEDDALTVHPLEEGQLLAPVEIRTYGDHRMAMAFAVAGLRLPDVALRDPGVVGKTYPGFFEDWATLYRPAL